In Daphnia magna isolate NIES linkage group LG7, ASM2063170v1.1, whole genome shotgun sequence, a single genomic region encodes these proteins:
- the LOC116926310 gene encoding LOW QUALITY PROTEIN: octopamine receptor beta-2R (The sequence of the model RefSeq protein was modified relative to this genomic sequence to represent the inferred CDS: deleted 1 base in 1 codon): protein MAMDVNTESLIDNGSLLFDATGYSIMETELGSGLSEDAEAAVDWFLTLTLVVKTFLMGLIIAASIFGNLLVIISVARFRKLRIITNYFVVSLAMADILVALVAMGFNASVIIFGQWIFSYAMCDIWNSFDVYCCTVSILHLCCISVDRYYAISQPLMYPMKITRKKVAVMLANIWTWPALISFFPIFLGWYTTDEHQLYREKNPHSCRFVVNKVYALISSSISFWIPCTIMLYTYYRIYEMASRQEKMLLKNADAALLFRQQNQRRSAEMEQHQIHHIQQQNQDGASITTAVGAAINGPNSGILPAIQVTKPDVLLEVNGKAQQQQQNGTPISSSPPPPPPENKRISAGDRSALLDSASDANRYQCRDETCSNTPTISKDSKHLQKIRREHKAARTLGIIMGAFVLCWLPFFIWYLSVTLCGDMCYCPDIVVEVLFWIGYFNSTLNPLIYAYFNKDFREAFRNTLVCVFCTRCQDPREQQRDQLAALGFHQQQQQHGKNNLGRLSVASAENQTSRTIRHSSGDTIAGIERIDHKRLSGVAVQNL, encoded by the exons ATGGCCATGGACGTTAACACGGAATCGTTAATAGACAACGGCTCGTTGCTCTTCGACGCTACCGGTTACTCGATAATGGAGACGGAGCTGGGCAGTGGTCTGAGCGAAGACGCTGAAGCCGCCGTCGATTGGTTCTTGACGCTGACATTGGTGGTCAAGACTTTCCTGATGGGTCTCATCATCGCCGCCTCCATTTTCGGCAACCTGCTCGTCATCATTAGCGTGGCCCGCTTCCGCAAATTGCGCATCATCACCAACTATTTTGTTGTGTCGCTGGCCATGGCCGACATCCTGGTCGCATTGGTCGCTATGGGCTTTAACGCCAGCGTCATCATCTTCGGTCAATGGATATTTAGCTACGCCATGT GTGATATCTGGAACAGCTTCGACGTCTATTGCTGCACCGTCTCCATTTTGCACCTGTGCTGCATCAGTGTCGATCGCTATTACGCCATCTCGCAGCCTCTCATGTACCCAATGAAAATCACGCGCAAAAAAGTGGCCGTCATGCTGGCCAACATCTGGACTTGGCCTGCCCTTATCTCCTTTTTCCCCATATTCCTCGGATG GTACACGACGGATGAGCACCAATTGTACCGCGAAAAAAATCCGCACAGTTGCCGCTTTGTCGTCAACAAAGTCTACGCTCTCATCTCGTCGAGTATCTCATTCTGGATCCCGTGCACCATTATGCTCTACACTTATTACCGCATCTATGAGATGGCCTCCAGGCAGGAGAAGATGTTGCTCAAAAACGCCGATGCGGCTCTGTTGTTCCGCCAGCAGAACCAGCGCAGGAGCGCTGAAATGGAACAGCATCAAATCCACCACATTCAGCAACAAAATCAGGATGGCGCCAGCATTACGACAGCCGTAGGTGCAGCCATTAACGGACCCAACAGTGGAATCCTTCCGGCTATCCAAGTGACCAAACCGGACGTTCTGCTCGAAGTGAACGGCAAagcgcagcagcagcagcagaacGGAACACCAATCTCTTCGTCTCCGCCGCCTCCACCGCCGGAAAATAAGCGCATCAGCGCTGGTGATCGCAGCGCTTTGCTGGACAGTGCATCGGACGCGAATCGCTACCAGTGTCGTGACGAGACGTGTAGCAACACGCCGACAATAAGCAAAGACAGTAAACACTTGCAAAAAATCCGCCGTGAGCACAAAGCCGCCCGGACGTTGGGTATCATCATGGGCGCCTTTGTCTTGTGCTGGTTACCGTTTTTCATCTGGTACCTGAGCGTCACGCTGTGCGGCGACATGTGCTACTGTCCCGACATCGTCGTCGAGGTCCTCTTCTGGATCGGTTACTTCAATTCGACTCTCAATCCGCTGATCTACGCCTATTTCAACAAAGACTTCCGGGAAGCCTTCCGCAACACTTTGGTGTGCGTCTTTTGCACGCGGTGCCAGGATCCGCGCGAGCAGCAACGCGACCAACTGGCCGCCCTCGGTTTCCACCag cagcagcagcagcacggCAAGAATAATTTAGGCCGTTTGAGCGTAGCGTCAGCCGAGAATCAAACGAGTAGGACGATCAGGCATTCCAGTGGCGATACCATCGCCGGCATTGAGAGGATCGATCACAAGCGGCTCAGTGGGGTCGCCGTCCAGAATCTCTAa
- the LOC116926364 gene encoding uncharacterized protein LOC116926364: MVDKIGCPFKQNSCRQLHALHSSKKSISVGRFEGQPFRQHPHTSPSEHVGIKRNGGDSHPFSRRPRSCSRKGILCVKLNSQNGAIASKRFSSPLLLKEAKTCRSPIPVHVSSTILSSKI; this comes from the exons ATGGTTGACAAAATTGGTTGTCCTTTCAAGCAAAACAGCTGTCGCCAGCTGCACGCATTACATTCGTCGAAAAAGTCAATTAGCGTAG GAAGGTTTGAAGGACAACCGTTTCGTCAACATCCCCATACATCTCCCTCAGAACACGTGGGgattaaaagaaatggcggCGATTCTCACCCATTCTCCAGAAGACCAAGGAGTTGCAGTCGAAAAGGCATTTTGTGTGTTAAACTGAATTCG CAAAATGGCGCCATTGCGTCAAAGAGATTCTCATCTCCCCTACTGCTGAAGGAGGCAAAAACTTGCCGATCTCCTATTCCCGTTCATGTTTCAAGCACAATCTTGTCATCCAAAATCTGA